Proteins from a single region of Paramormyrops kingsleyae isolate MSU_618 chromosome 9, PKINGS_0.4, whole genome shotgun sequence:
- the syt11a gene encoding synaptotagmin-11a, with protein sequence MAEITNLRPTYDVSPVLAGFIGAGVLVAVVAGAIFLWTFCHRRYRRLTGSYKIHGGHSDACDAAPDPPYKFIHMLKGISIYPESLSNSKKIVRVGRRPGDRGERAGEWGRPGSTHGGNGNVLLVDAAESGLLDGAALQMNRLVPSEQPRLERELPIRADYCSLDSSSSASSSSASSKTATPFTPAEEPKLGTLSLVVDYNFPKKALVVTIQEARGLPPVGEQAGNADPYVKMTILPEKKHRVKTRVLRKTLDPVFDETFTFYGVPYSGLSELVLHFLVLSFDRFSRDDVIGEAVVPLAGVDPSTGRVQLTQQICKRNIQCVSRGELLVSLSYQPVTHRLSVVVLKAKHLPKMDITGLSGNPYVKVNIFYGRKRIAKKKTHVKKCTLNPIFNESFIYDVPAELLPDISVEFLVVDFDRTTKNEVVGRLVLGSHSPCSSGALHWREVCENPRRQIAKWHNLTEY encoded by the exons ATGGCTGAGATAACCAATTTGAGACCGACGTATG atgtgtCTCCCGTGCTGGCAGGCTTCATTGGGGCCGGCGTCCTGGTGGCGGTGGTGGCCGGTGCCATCTTCCTGTGGACCTTCTGCCATCGGCGCTATCGGCGTCTGACCGGCAGCTACAAGATCCATGGCGGCCACTCGGACGCCTGCGACGCCGCACCCGACCCCCCCTACAAGTTCATCCACATGCTCAAGGGCATCAGCATCTACCCAGAGTCACTTAGCAACAGCAAGAAAATAGTGCGGGTGGGCCGGCGCCCCGGAGACCGGGGGGAGCGGGCCGGGGAATGGGGGCGGCCCGGCAGCACCCACGGGGGTAACGGTAACGTGCTCCTGGTGGATGCGGCCGAGAGTGGCCTGCTCGATGGCGCCGCCCTGCAGATGAACCGACTGGTCCCCAGCGAACAGCCCCGGCTGGAGAGGGAACTGCCCATCCGGGCCGACTACTGCAGCCTGGACAGCAGCAGCTCAGCTAGCAGCAGCTCAGCCAGCAGCAAGACGGCCACGCCCTTCACGCCGGCAGAGGAGCCCAAACTGGGCACGCTCAGTCTGGTCGTGGACTATAACTTCCCCAAGAAGGCGCTGGTGGTCACCATCCAAGAAGCGCGCGGGCTTCCTCCAGTAGGCGAGCAGGCGGGCAATGCCGACCCCTACGTCAAGATGACCATCCTGCCCGAGAAGAAGCACCGCGTCAAGACCCGTGTGCTGCGCAAGACCCTGGATCCCGTCTTCGACGAGACGTTCACCTTCTACGGCGTGCCCTACAGTGGCCTCTCTGAGCTGGTGCTGCACTTCCTGGTGCTCAGCTTTGACCGCTTCTCCCGTGATGACGTCATCGGCGAGGCTGTGGTGCCCCTGGCTGGCGTGGACCCCAGCACCGGGCGTGTGCAGCTCACCCAGCAGATCTGCAAGAGGAACATACAG TGTGTGAGCCGTGGGGAGCTGCTGGTGTCCCTGTCCTACCAACCCGTCACCCACAGGCTCAGCGTCGTGGTGCTGAAGGCCAAGCACCTGCCCAAGATGGACATCACAGGCCTGTCTGGCA ACCCATATGTGAAAGTGAACATCTTTTACGGCCGTAAGCGCATCGCCAAGAAGAAGACTCACGTCAAGAAGTGTACGCTCAACCCCATTTTCAACGAGTCTTTCATTTACGACGTGCCCGCTGAGCTGCTACCTGACATCTCAGTGGAGTTCCTGGTCGTCGACTTCGACCGCACCACCAAGAACGAGGTGGTGGGCCGCCTGGTGCTGGGTTCACACAGCCCCTGTTCCTCTGGCGCCCTCCACTGGCGGGAGGTCTGCGAAAACCCCCGTCGGCAGATCGCCAAGTGGCATAACCTCACTGAGTACTAG
- the smad10a gene encoding mothers against decapentaplegic homolog 4 isoform X1, whose product MSTNPPSSSDACLSIVHSLMCHRQGGENEGFAKRAIESLVKKLKEKKDELDSLITAITTNGVHPSKCVTIQRTLDGRLQVAGRKGFPHVIYARLWRWPDLHKNELKHVKFCQFAFDLKYDNVCVNPYHYERVVSPGIVGLSIQNTGRVIKEEFVPDCIQMEVPPRMPSQPDHQGALKLHPPEHYSQPLPPLQLPPEPPHAPPPVTLYSSIPMSPPTTSSMLPMQGGHGEGLLRIASPQGQGMAPTPPPTTPTHGPPQPPPAQNGYSGSKHAQGQGAFRTTWTGSSTASYTPVGPQQNGRSHQQPPLHHPTHFWSQHQNSASFPAPVSSHPAMWLSCLGPEFWCSISYFEMDVQVGEMFKVLASCPVVTVDGYVDPSGGDRFCLGQLSNVHRTDASERARLHIGKGVQLECRGEGDVWMRCLSDHAVFVQSYYLDREAGRAPGDAVHKIYPGAYIKVFDLRQCHRQMHQQAATAQAAAAAQAAAVAGNIPGPGSVGGIAPAVSLSAAAGIGVDDLRRLCILRLSFVKGWGPDYPRQSIKHTPCWVEVHLHRALQLLDEVLHTMPLADPGPAN is encoded by the exons ATGTCCACAAACCCCCCCAGCAGCAGCGACGCCTGCCTCAGCATCGTCCACAGCCTGATGTGCCACCGGCAGGGCGGCGAAAATGAAGGCTTCGCCAAGCGCGCCATCGAGAGCTTGGTCAAGAAGCTTAAGGAGAAGAAGGACGAGCTGGACTCCCTGATCACGGCCATCACCACCAACGGCGTGCACCCCAGCAAGTGTGTCACCATCCAGAGGACGCTGGACGGCCGGCTGCAG gtcgcCGGGCGAAAAGGCTTCCCCCACGTCATCTACGCCCGTTTGTGGCGCTGGCCAGACCTGCACAAGAACGAACTCAAGCACGTCAAGTTCTGCCAGTTCGCCTTTGACCTCAAGTACGACAATGTTTGCGTCAACCCCTACCATTACGAGAGAGTGGTATCTCCTGGCATCG TGGGCCTTAGTATTCAAAACACAG GCCGCGTGATCAAAGAGGAGTTTGTTCCCGACTGCATACAAATGGAAGTCCCTCCCCGAATGCCCTCACAGCctgaccaccagggggcgctaaAGTTGCATCCACCGGAACACTACAGCCAGCCCCTCCCTCCATTGCAACTACCCCCGGAGCCACCCCATGCACCCCCACCGGTTACCCTGTATTCCAGCATCCCCATGTCCCCTCCCA CTACCAGCTCCATGCTGCCCATGCAGGGGGGGCATGGGGAGGGCCTTCTGCGGATCGCCTCCCCACAGGGCCAAGGCATGGCCCCAACTCCACCCCCCACGACACCCACGCACGGGCCCCCGCAGCCTCCGCCGGCCCAGAATGGCTACAGCGGCTCCAAACACGCACAGGGCCAGGGTGCCTTTCGCA CTACCTGGACGGGCAGCAGCACAGCCTCCTACACCCCCGTAGGACCCCAACAGAATGGACGTAGCCACCAGCAGCCTCCTCTTCACCATCCCACCCACTTCT GGTCTCAGCATCAAAATTCGGCCTCCTTTCCTGCACCTGTTTCCAGCCACCCAG CCATGTGGCTCTCTTGTCTAGGCCCAGAGTTTTGGTGCTCCATCTCCTACTTTGAGATGGACGTGCAGGTCGGGGAGATGTTCAAGGTCCTGGCCAGCTGCCCGGTGGTGACGGTGGACGGCTACGTGGACCCCTCTGGAGGTGACCGCTTCTGCCTGGGACAGCTGAGCAACGTGCATCGCACCGACGCCAGCGAGAGAGCCAG GTTGCACATCGGGAAGGGGGTGCAGCTGGAATGCCGGGGGGAAGGCGACGTGTGGATGCGCTGCCTGAGCGATCACGCAGTCTTCGTGCAGAGTTACTACCTAGACCGCGAGGCAGGGAGGGCGCCGGGCGACGCTGTGCACAAGATCTACCCCGGGGCCTACAtcaag GTGTTTGACCTCAGGCAGTGCCACAGGCAGATGCACCAGCAGGCCGCCACGGCGCAAGCGGCGGCGGCGGCTCAGGCGGCTGCGGTAGCCGGGAACATCCCCGGGCCAGGAAGCGTGGGGGGCATCGCCCCCGCCGTCA GTCTGTCTGCGGCGGCGGGCATCGGGGTGGATGACCTGCGCAGGCTGTGCATCCTACGCCTGAGCTTCGTGAAGGGCTGGGGTCCGGACTACCCCCGGCAGAGCATCAAGCACACCCCCTGCTGGGTAGAGGTGCACCTACACCGGGCCCTGCAGCTGCTGGATGAGGTGTTGCACACCATGCCTCTGGCCGACCCCGGGCCAGCCaactga
- the smad10a gene encoding mothers against decapentaplegic homolog 4 isoform X2 has translation MSTNPPSSSDACLSIVHSLMCHRQGGENEGFAKRAIESLVKKLKEKKDELDSLITAITTNGVHPSKCVTIQRTLDGRLQVAGRKGFPHVIYARLWRWPDLHKNELKHVKFCQFAFDLKYDNVCVNPYHYERVVSPGIVGLSIQNTGRVIKEEFVPDCIQMEVPPRMPSQPDHQGALKLHPPEHYSQPLPPLQLPPEPPHAPPPVTLYSSIPMSPPTTSSMLPMQGGHGEGLLRIASPQGQGMAPTPPPTTPTHGPPQPPPAQNGYSGSKHAQGQGAFRTTWTGSSTASYTPVGPQQNGRSHQQPPLHHPTHFWSQHQNSASFPAPVSSHPGPEFWCSISYFEMDVQVGEMFKVLASCPVVTVDGYVDPSGGDRFCLGQLSNVHRTDASERARLHIGKGVQLECRGEGDVWMRCLSDHAVFVQSYYLDREAGRAPGDAVHKIYPGAYIKVFDLRQCHRQMHQQAATAQAAAAAQAAAVAGNIPGPGSVGGIAPAVSLSAAAGIGVDDLRRLCILRLSFVKGWGPDYPRQSIKHTPCWVEVHLHRALQLLDEVLHTMPLADPGPAN, from the exons ATGTCCACAAACCCCCCCAGCAGCAGCGACGCCTGCCTCAGCATCGTCCACAGCCTGATGTGCCACCGGCAGGGCGGCGAAAATGAAGGCTTCGCCAAGCGCGCCATCGAGAGCTTGGTCAAGAAGCTTAAGGAGAAGAAGGACGAGCTGGACTCCCTGATCACGGCCATCACCACCAACGGCGTGCACCCCAGCAAGTGTGTCACCATCCAGAGGACGCTGGACGGCCGGCTGCAG gtcgcCGGGCGAAAAGGCTTCCCCCACGTCATCTACGCCCGTTTGTGGCGCTGGCCAGACCTGCACAAGAACGAACTCAAGCACGTCAAGTTCTGCCAGTTCGCCTTTGACCTCAAGTACGACAATGTTTGCGTCAACCCCTACCATTACGAGAGAGTGGTATCTCCTGGCATCG TGGGCCTTAGTATTCAAAACACAG GCCGCGTGATCAAAGAGGAGTTTGTTCCCGACTGCATACAAATGGAAGTCCCTCCCCGAATGCCCTCACAGCctgaccaccagggggcgctaaAGTTGCATCCACCGGAACACTACAGCCAGCCCCTCCCTCCATTGCAACTACCCCCGGAGCCACCCCATGCACCCCCACCGGTTACCCTGTATTCCAGCATCCCCATGTCCCCTCCCA CTACCAGCTCCATGCTGCCCATGCAGGGGGGGCATGGGGAGGGCCTTCTGCGGATCGCCTCCCCACAGGGCCAAGGCATGGCCCCAACTCCACCCCCCACGACACCCACGCACGGGCCCCCGCAGCCTCCGCCGGCCCAGAATGGCTACAGCGGCTCCAAACACGCACAGGGCCAGGGTGCCTTTCGCA CTACCTGGACGGGCAGCAGCACAGCCTCCTACACCCCCGTAGGACCCCAACAGAATGGACGTAGCCACCAGCAGCCTCCTCTTCACCATCCCACCCACTTCT GGTCTCAGCATCAAAATTCGGCCTCCTTTCCTGCACCTGTTTCCAGCCACCCAG GCCCAGAGTTTTGGTGCTCCATCTCCTACTTTGAGATGGACGTGCAGGTCGGGGAGATGTTCAAGGTCCTGGCCAGCTGCCCGGTGGTGACGGTGGACGGCTACGTGGACCCCTCTGGAGGTGACCGCTTCTGCCTGGGACAGCTGAGCAACGTGCATCGCACCGACGCCAGCGAGAGAGCCAG GTTGCACATCGGGAAGGGGGTGCAGCTGGAATGCCGGGGGGAAGGCGACGTGTGGATGCGCTGCCTGAGCGATCACGCAGTCTTCGTGCAGAGTTACTACCTAGACCGCGAGGCAGGGAGGGCGCCGGGCGACGCTGTGCACAAGATCTACCCCGGGGCCTACAtcaag GTGTTTGACCTCAGGCAGTGCCACAGGCAGATGCACCAGCAGGCCGCCACGGCGCAAGCGGCGGCGGCGGCTCAGGCGGCTGCGGTAGCCGGGAACATCCCCGGGCCAGGAAGCGTGGGGGGCATCGCCCCCGCCGTCA GTCTGTCTGCGGCGGCGGGCATCGGGGTGGATGACCTGCGCAGGCTGTGCATCCTACGCCTGAGCTTCGTGAAGGGCTGGGGTCCGGACTACCCCCGGCAGAGCATCAAGCACACCCCCTGCTGGGTAGAGGTGCACCTACACCGGGCCCTGCAGCTGCTGGATGAGGTGTTGCACACCATGCCTCTGGCCGACCCCGGGCCAGCCaactga